The sequence CATCCCGACCGGGTGATCAATGTCGGCATCCGCGAACAGCTGCTGGTCGGGGCGGCGGCGGGGCTGGCCCTCACCGGTCTGCGGCCCGTCGTGCACACCTTCGCCAGCTTTCTCGTGGAGCGGCCGTTCGAGCAGGTCAAGCTGGATCTGGGACACCAGGACACGGGTGCGGTGCTGGTGAGCGCCGCCGCCTCCTTCGACTGGCCGGCCGGCGGCTTCACCCATATGGCACCGGGTGATGTGGCCCTCCTGGACACGCTGGACGGCTGGAGTGTGCATGTGCCCGGGCATCCGGACGAGGCCGGGACGCTGCTGCGGCACGCGGTCGCCGCGGGCGACGACAAGGTGTACGTACGGCTGTCCGTGCAGTCCAACCGGCAGGCGCGGCCGATCGACGGGCAGCGCTTCGTCACGGTCCGCGAGGGCCGCTCGGGTGTCGTGGTCGCCGTCGGCCCGCTGCTGGACACCGTCCTCGCCGCCACGGAGGGGCTGGACGTGACCGTGCTGTACGCCACGACGGTACGGCCGTTCGACGCGGCCGGGCTGCGCCGGGCCACGGAGGCCGCCGGTACGGATGTGGTGCTGGTCGAGCCGTATCTGGCGGGGACCTCGGCGGCCGCGGCCGGCGAGGCGCTGTCCGATGTGCCGCACCGCGTGCTCGGCCTCGGCGTGGGCCGGCGCGAACTGCGCCGCTACGGCACGATCGAGGAGCACGTGGCCGCGCACGGCCTGGACGCGGCGAGCCTGCGGGAGCGGATCGGCGGGTTCGTGGGCGCCGGGCGGGTGCCGGTGGGCGGGTGAGCGCGGGCGGTGCCGCCGGGCGGGCCGGGTCCGGGCCCGGTGGGCCGGTGAGTCCGGGTGCCGGTGGGCCGACGTGTTCCCGCCTCGGCGGGGTCGGTGTGAGCGGGCGGGTGCGTTCCGGCCCGGGCGGGCCGGTGGGCCGCGGGTCTCAGTGGACCGGTGTCTTGAAGCCTTGGCGGGTGGGAGCGGGTGGGAGCGGGCGGGGCGGCGGCTCGGGGCAGGTGGACGATGCCACCCTCCCGTCCGCACCCACCGGATCTTTCAGTCCCCGGACGGGAGGCCCAACTCGGGGTGGGCGTCCAGGAGTCGGGGCGGGGCGGCCTGGCGCCAGGAGTCGGCCAGGATGTCCCGCAGTTCGTCCTCGTCCTCCAGGGCGGCCAGTCTCGCTCTCACCCAGGCGAACTGGGCCTCGTGGCCGGCGATCCAGAACTTCTCCGGCTCGGCCAGCACCAGTTCGTCGCGCTCCACCTTGGGACAGCGCACGGCGATGGACGTCTCGTTCTCGGGCAGGGTCGCGAACATCTTCCCGGCCACCCGGAACGTGGGCATGCTCCAGGCGACCTTCTCCGTGGTGTCCGGCAGGGACAGGGCGATTCGGCGTACGTCTTCTGCATCCGGCATGCCACGCAAGGTAGCTCCTGCCACTGACAACGGGCCGCCGGGCGATCAGCCGCCGAGCCGCTTGTAGTACAGCGTCGTCGGCCGCAGTTCGCCCGCCGGGCTCGCCGCGTAGTCGGGGATGGTGCCGGCCGGGGTCCAGCCGGCCGAGCGGTACAGCCGCTCGGCGGGGCAGCCGGTCTCGGTGTCGAGGTGGAGCAGGGTACGGCCGTCGGCCGCGGCGGCCCGCTCGGCGGTGGCCAGGAGCCGGCGGCCGAGCCCCAGTCCGCGCGCGCTCCGGTGCACCATGAGCTTCACCAGCTCGGCCCGGTGCCGGCTGTTCGGCTTGGCCGGGAAGTCCAGGCTCACCGTGCCGGTCACCCGCTCCCGGTCGTCCACGGCCGCCCAGACGGCGAACCGGCCCGTCGCCACGGCGTCCGCCCGCTCCCGCCACCAGGCGACGGCCTCGGCGTGCCCGAGCGGTGCGAGGAAGCCGACGGAGGCGCCCGAGGCCACGGTGTCGGTCAGCAGCTCCGCCAGGCCGTCGGCCCGTTCGCGCACCCGGTCGCCGCTCCAGCGCTCCACCCTCATGGCCGTACCACCGCCAGGACGTAGCGCGCCGGATCCGGACCGGGGCAGTGGAACCGGGTCGCGCCGGTCACCCGCATCCGCAGGCAGTCTCCCGCGTCGAGCCGGTGGACCTGCTCGCCGACGGTGACCTCCAGCGTTCCCGCCAGCAGGTACAGGTGCTGTTCCAGGCCGGGCACGGGCGGACGGTCGTAGGCGAGGTCCGCGCCCGGGACGAGCCGGCCCTCGACCAGTTCGCCGCGCAGCCCGGCGTGCGGCGGGGACACCGACCGCCGGACGAAGCCGGCCCGGCGGTCCTCCCAGACCCGCTGGCCGGCGGCCCGGACCAGCGGCGCCGGTGCCGCCTCGACCTCGCTGAGCAGCTGGGACATGGTGCGGCCGTAGACATGGCAGAGCCGGTTCAGGACGGCGGCGGTGGGGCTGGTCTCCGCGCGTTCGGCGCGGGACAGCGTGGACCGGCTGACTCCGCTGCGCTCCGCCAGCTCGCCCAGGGACCAGCCGTGCTGGGCGCGCAGTTCGGCGAGCCGGGCGCCGATCAGGAGATCGACGGGATCTTCCCTTCTCATATCCGGGACGCT comes from Streptomyces sp. SCL15-4 and encodes:
- a CDS encoding transketolase, which translates into the protein MDTMRDRFAPVVSRLLDEDPRVAVVLAEIGLDGFRDAMRRHPDRVINVGIREQLLVGAAAGLALTGLRPVVHTFASFLVERPFEQVKLDLGHQDTGAVLVSAAASFDWPAGGFTHMAPGDVALLDTLDGWSVHVPGHPDEAGTLLRHAVAAGDDKVYVRLSVQSNRQARPIDGQRFVTVREGRSGVVVAVGPLLDTVLAATEGLDVTVLYATTVRPFDAAGLRRATEAAGTDVVLVEPYLAGTSAAAAGEALSDVPHRVLGLGVGRRELRRYGTIEEHVAAHGLDAASLRERIGGFVGAGRVPVGG
- a CDS encoding MmcQ/YjbR family DNA-binding protein; this translates as MPDAEDVRRIALSLPDTTEKVAWSMPTFRVAGKMFATLPENETSIAVRCPKVERDELVLAEPEKFWIAGHEAQFAWVRARLAALEDEDELRDILADSWRQAAPPRLLDAHPELGLPSGD
- a CDS encoding GNAT family N-acetyltransferase; this encodes MRVERWSGDRVRERADGLAELLTDTVASGASVGFLAPLGHAEAVAWWRERADAVATGRFAVWAAVDDRERVTGTVSLDFPAKPNSRHRAELVKLMVHRSARGLGLGRRLLATAERAAAADGRTLLHLDTETGCPAERLYRSAGWTPAGTIPDYAASPAGELRPTTLYYKRLGG
- a CDS encoding XRE family transcriptional regulator, with the translated sequence MRREDPVDLLIGARLAELRAQHGWSLGELAERSGVSRSTLSRAERAETSPTAAVLNRLCHVYGRTMSQLLSEVEAAPAPLVRAAGQRVWEDRRAGFVRRSVSPPHAGLRGELVEGRLVPGADLAYDRPPVPGLEQHLYLLAGTLEVTVGEQVHRLDAGDCLRMRVTGATRFHCPGPDPARYVLAVVRP